From the Pomacea canaliculata isolate SZHN2017 linkage group LG14, ASM307304v1, whole genome shotgun sequence genome, one window contains:
- the LOC112555386 gene encoding cysteinyl leukotriene receptor 1-like has translation MAVTPRTNNLDDLNSTVNGSEADVAVTLPLFGAFLMAWKVASPVIIMLGTIGNTLIIVVLYRSKVMSSNMTSYFLTIAVSDLMNLLVSITLMWLKQQFNIQVWTLHEALCKMTTWLNYTSNAMSTWTLVVMVTQRTMSILFPHRVNILSTPRSVALIIIALLTLAALSNSHFLYFSTIFELKVQNITIVKQCNENYEDVATSIAFSIFTWIYTLTFSLLPFVVLLIDNVILIRTVVTSTHVARMRLAAGNEQQLMSREKKVSSMTLTLIFTSLAFFLLSFPYGAFGIFQMFINNQWLADAVTYQLLNFIWGIFTLMRCSNHAVNFYLYFLTGSRFRAKSAEILCVCKIKISTEQCKLYKESKTTYDEKSTAMSQFSEITRWGDPVCKACR, from the coding sequence ATGGCGGTAACCCCGCGTACTAATAACCTCGATGACCTTAACTCGACGGTCAACGGCTCTGAGGCAGACGTGGCCGTGACCTTGCCTCTCTTTGGAGCCTTCCTCATGGCATGGAAAGTGGCGAGTCCTGTAATTATTATGCTCGGTACCATCGGAAACACCCTGATCATTGTGGTGCTttacaggtcaaaggtcatgagCTCTAACATGACCTCCTACTTTCTAACGATAGCTGTGTCTGACCTGATGAACCTGCTTGTATCCATAACCCTAATGTGGCTGAAACAACAGTTCAACATTCAGGTCTGGACTTTACACGAAGCTTTGTGTAAAATGACCACCTGGTTAAATTACACGAGTAACGCTATGTCCACGTGGACTCTGGTCGTCATGGTAACCCAGCGAACCATGTCAATTCTTTTTCCTCACAGGGTGAACATTTTGTCAACGCCTCGGTCTGTCGCGCTTATAATCATCGCTTTGTTAACGTTGGCCGCGTTATCTAACAGCcactttctctacttttctaCCATCTTTGAGCTCAAGGTGCAGAACATCACCATCGTGAAACAATGTAATGAGAACTATGAGGATGTAGCGACTTCCATCGCCTTCAGCATCTTTACGTGGATCTACACGCTAACTTTCTCCCTACTGCCTTTCGTCGTCCTACTAATCGATAATGTCATTCTAATCAGGACGGTAGTGACGTCAACACACGTGGCGCGCATGCGCCTTGCTGCTGGTAACGAGCAACAGCTGATGTCCCGCGAGAAGAAAGTGTCATCAATGACCCTGACGTTGATCTTCACATCGTTAGCGTTCTTCTTGCTCAGTTTTCCTTACGGAGCGTTTGGTATCTTTCAGATGTTCATTAACAACCAGTGGCTGGCTGACGCAGTGACATACCAATTGTTGAATTTTATTTGGGGAATCTTCACGCTGATGAGGTGCTCTAACCACGCCGTcaatttctatttgtatttCCTAACCGGAAGCAGATTTAGAGCCAAGTCGGCGGAAattctgtgtgtctgtaagaTAAAAATCTCAACGGAACAGTGTAAGCTGTATAAAGAGAGTAAGACCACTTATGACGAAAAATCGACTGCAATGAGTCAGTTCAGTGAGATCACTAGATGGGGGGACCCTGTGTGCAAAGCTTGCAGGTAA
- the LOC112555582 gene encoding cysteinyl leukotriene receptor 1-like: MSPWLATPAAPPYLLVLRGKDVEDVTTRDDMAAADLNSTLPSANGSAKNMDVTSSLFEAAILAWNVTCPCILVLGNIGNTLIIAVLYRSKVMSSNMATYFLAIAVSDLLGLNLYVDLRWLRYQFAIKTWTLHEAVCKLGTWLQYASNAMSTWTLVVMVTQRALSIFWPHRVNILCSPRSAKFVIIALIMFAALSNSHFLYFSTIFELKVENITILKECNENYEDVATSIAFSIFTWIYTLTFSLLPFVVLLIDNVILIRTVVTSTRVARMRLAAGNEQQLMTREKKVSSMTLTLIFTSLSFFLLSFPFGAFGIFQMFFNNQLLADAATFQLLSFVWSICSLLWCSNYAVNFYLYFLTGRRFRAKSAEILCLLQDKGLDETSKKISEEVDRNDCPVRVSYMRQCSEITG; the protein is encoded by the coding sequence ATGTCGCCATGGTTAGCTACCCCAGCAGCACCTCCGTATCTCCTTGTGTTGCGAGGGAAGGATGTAGAGGATGTGACGACACGTGACGACATGGCGGCAGCTGACCTCAACTCGACTTTACCGTCAGCCAACGGCTCTGCGAAGAACATGGACGTGACCTCATCTCTGTTTGAAGCCGCCATCTTAGCCTGGAATGTGACTTGTCCTTGTATTCTCGTGCTCGGGAACATCGGCAACACACTGATCATAGCGGTGCTttacaggtcaaaggtcatgagCTCCAACATGGCCACTTACTTCCTGGCAATAGCTGTGTCCGACCTGCTGGGCCTCAACCTGTACGTGGACCTGAGATGGCTCAGATACCAGTTCGCCATCAAGACATGGACGCTGCACGAAGCTGTGTGTAAGCTTGGTACGTGGTTACAATACGCTAGTAACGCCATGTCAACGTGGACACTGGTCGTCATGGTAACCCAGAGAGCCCTCTCCATCTTTTGGCCTCACAGGGTGAACATTCTGTGCTCGCCACGGTCTGCTAAGTTTGTAATCATCGCTTTGATCATGTTCGCCGCGTTATCTAACAGCCACTTTCTCTACTTCTCCACCATCTTTGAGCTAAAGGTAGAAAACATCACCATCTTGAAAGAATGTAATGAGAACTATGAGGATGTAGCGACATCCATCGCCTTCAGCATCTTTACGTGGATCTACACGCTAACTTTCTCCCTACTGCCTTTCGTCGTCCTTCTAATCGATAATGTCATTCTAATCAGGACGGTAGTGACGTCCACACGCGTGGCACGCATGCGCCTGGCTGCGGGTAACGAGCAACAGCTGATGACCCGCGAGAAGAAAGTGTCGTCAATGACCCTGACGTTGATCTTCACATCGTTGTCGTTCTTCTTGCTCAGTTTTCCTTTCGGAGCCTTTGGTATTTTTCAGATGTTCTTTAACAACCAGCTGCTGGCCGATGCCGCGACATTCcagttgttgtcttttgtttggAGCATCTGCAGCCTGTTGTGGTGCTCTAACTATGCCGTCaatttctatttatattttctaaccGGAAGAAGATTCAGAGCCAAGTCTGCGGAAATTTTGTGCTTGTTGCAAGATAAAGGTCTAGATGAAACGAGTAAAAAGATCTCTGAAGAAGTCGACAGGAACGACTGTCCGGTGAGAGTATCCTACATGAGACAGTGCAGTGAGATCACTGGATAA